From Streptomyces chrestomyceticus JCM 4735, one genomic window encodes:
- a CDS encoding aminotransferase class I/II-fold pyridoxal phosphate-dependent enzyme → MEPSTEPGESAARTTGRAGAGRRVSAYNSVAQLQTDLWWSISDVARRLSLAEPDSAGRAEAVGVLDETLADVDVLTHYYSYPGPEVAQTLRALASEESYAELSRTAARIGRGLIADVAVSTVAAPDSQESGADADRRPRFDVLVVADLSEAEEEQILGGLRASRRRADAFVYDVIAVSSFVDAMVAILVNPWIQAVVARPDFHTRSDFDLALLRELLPPAGPPDLDCLTVADRAGALARRVREERPELDLYLVEQASIEQLATQIGREFDSVFLQQEDALDLHLTILRGVARRYRTPFYSALVEYARKPSGVFHALPVSRGNSVVRSQWIHDMCDFYGLNIFLAETSATAGGLDSLLEPHGAIKEAQDLAARAFGARRTYFVTNGTSTANKIVTQSLVAPGDVVMVDRNCHKSHHYAQVLAGSHVAYLDSYSIDAFSMYGAIPLADIKRTLLTYRREGRLDQVSLISLTNCTFDGVVYDVERVMAECLAIKPDLVFLWDEAWFAFARFHPVYRRRTAMAAAARLAERIGTAAYRAEYRRHLQHIRGMSDDELVRERLLPDPDKTRIRAYATQSTHKTLTSLRQGSMIHVHDDDFSRRNEEAFHEAYMTHTSTSPNYQVLASLDVGRRQVELEGFELVSRQVELAMSLRDQIAGHPLLSKYFRVLDSGELIPDQYRQEGGPCPLHAGPAAMEKAWSTDEFVLDPCRLTLEISATGIDGDTFKHVELMDRWGIQVNKTTRNTVLAMTNIGTPRTAAAHLLRALIGIAEELEAEAGQLAPEKKRARDRRIDALSHDHPPLPNFSRFHDTFRAESAGEAADGDMRKAYYMAYREELCEFVSSEEARRRVDAGQPVVSAIFVTPYPPGFPILVPGQEFSEDILDFMDALDTKEIHGFDPECGYRVFVRSALAGDAG, encoded by the coding sequence ATGGAACCGTCCACGGAGCCCGGTGAATCCGCGGCGCGGACAACCGGTCGGGCCGGGGCCGGGCGGCGGGTGTCCGCCTACAACAGCGTGGCCCAGTTGCAGACCGATCTCTGGTGGTCGATTTCGGATGTCGCACGCAGGCTGTCGCTGGCTGAGCCCGACTCCGCCGGGCGCGCCGAGGCAGTGGGCGTCCTCGACGAGACTCTGGCGGATGTCGATGTGCTCACGCACTACTACAGCTACCCGGGGCCGGAAGTGGCGCAGACGCTGCGAGCGCTGGCGTCGGAGGAGTCGTACGCCGAGCTGAGCCGGACGGCGGCGCGGATCGGTCGGGGGCTGATCGCCGATGTGGCGGTCTCGACGGTCGCGGCGCCGGATTCGCAGGAGTCGGGCGCCGATGCCGATCGCCGTCCGCGGTTCGACGTGTTGGTGGTCGCCGATCTTTCGGAGGCGGAGGAGGAGCAGATCCTCGGCGGGCTGCGCGCGTCGCGCCGCCGTGCGGACGCGTTCGTGTACGACGTGATCGCGGTGTCGAGTTTCGTCGACGCGATGGTGGCGATCCTGGTCAACCCATGGATTCAGGCGGTCGTGGCCCGGCCCGACTTTCACACCCGGTCGGACTTCGATCTGGCGCTGTTGCGGGAACTGCTGCCTCCGGCCGGGCCGCCGGATCTCGACTGCCTCACTGTGGCGGACCGGGCCGGCGCGCTCGCACGCCGGGTCCGCGAGGAACGGCCCGAGCTGGACCTCTATCTGGTCGAGCAGGCCTCGATCGAGCAGCTCGCGACGCAGATCGGGCGCGAGTTCGACTCGGTGTTCCTCCAGCAGGAAGACGCCCTGGACCTGCATCTGACGATTCTGCGCGGTGTCGCCCGGCGCTATCGGACGCCGTTCTATTCGGCCCTGGTGGAGTACGCGCGCAAGCCGAGCGGGGTGTTCCACGCGCTGCCGGTCTCCCGTGGGAACTCGGTGGTCCGCTCGCAGTGGATCCACGACATGTGCGACTTCTACGGGCTGAACATCTTCCTGGCGGAGACGTCGGCGACGGCGGGCGGGCTGGACTCGCTGCTGGAACCGCATGGTGCGATCAAGGAGGCGCAGGATCTGGCCGCCCGAGCCTTCGGCGCGCGACGGACCTACTTCGTGACCAACGGGACGTCCACCGCGAACAAAATCGTCACGCAGTCGTTGGTGGCGCCGGGCGACGTCGTGATGGTCGATCGCAACTGCCATAAGTCGCATCACTACGCGCAGGTGCTCGCCGGTTCCCACGTCGCCTACCTCGACAGCTATTCGATCGACGCGTTCTCCATGTACGGCGCGATTCCGCTGGCCGACATCAAACGGACGCTGCTGACATACCGGCGAGAAGGCAGGCTTGACCAGGTCTCACTGATCTCGCTCACCAATTGCACCTTCGACGGCGTCGTGTACGACGTGGAACGGGTGATGGCCGAGTGCCTCGCGATCAAGCCCGACCTGGTGTTCCTGTGGGATGAGGCGTGGTTCGCCTTCGCACGCTTCCACCCCGTGTACCGGCGGCGGACCGCGATGGCCGCTGCGGCCCGGCTGGCCGAACGTATCGGCACGGCTGCATACCGGGCCGAGTACCGGCGGCATCTCCAGCACATTCGAGGCATGTCCGACGACGAGCTGGTACGTGAGCGGCTGCTTCCGGACCCGGACAAGACCAGGATCCGCGCGTACGCCACACAGTCGACGCACAAGACCCTGACCTCGTTGCGTCAGGGGTCGATGATCCACGTACATGACGACGACTTCAGCAGGCGGAACGAGGAGGCATTTCACGAGGCCTATATGACGCATACCTCGACTTCTCCGAATTACCAGGTGCTGGCGTCCCTCGACGTCGGCCGGCGGCAGGTCGAGCTGGAGGGGTTCGAGCTGGTGTCGCGCCAGGTCGAACTGGCGATGTCGCTGCGCGACCAGATTGCCGGGCACCCGCTGCTGTCGAAGTACTTCCGGGTGCTCGACAGCGGCGAACTGATCCCGGACCAGTACCGCCAAGAGGGCGGACCGTGCCCGTTGCATGCCGGGCCGGCGGCCATGGAAAAGGCCTGGAGCACGGACGAGTTCGTCCTCGACCCCTGCCGGCTGACCCTTGAGATCTCCGCGACGGGCATCGACGGCGACACGTTCAAACACGTTGAGCTGATGGACCGCTGGGGCATCCAGGTCAACAAGACCACGCGCAATACGGTACTGGCGATGACGAACATCGGTACGCCCCGAACTGCCGCCGCACACCTGCTCCGAGCGCTCATCGGCATCGCGGAGGAATTGGAGGCCGAGGCCGGGCAGTTGGCGCCGGAGAAGAAACGGGCGCGCGACCGGCGGATCGATGCGCTCAGTCACGATCATCCGCCGCTGCCGAATTTCTCGCGGTTCCACGATACGTTCCGCGCCGAGTCCGCCGGCGAAGCGGCGGACGGGGACATGCGCAAGGCGTACTACATGGCGTATCGGGAAGAACTGTGCGAGTTTGTGTCCTCCGAAGAGGCACGGCGCCGGGTAGACGCCGGGCAGCCGGTCGTATCGGCGATCTTCGTCACGCCGTATCCGCCCGGCTTTCCGATCCTGGTACCGGGTCAGGAATTCAGCGAGGACATCCTCGACTTCATGGACGCCTTGGACACCAAGGAGATCCATGGGTTCGACCCGGAATGCGGATACCGGGTGTTCGTTCGATCCGCGCTGGCAGGAGACGCCGGCTGA
- a CDS encoding NAD(P)/FAD-dependent oxidoreductase, which yields MAKNASTDGLTYSAFTGWTDRPTDFAPALEGEVRCDVAVVGGGLVGMAAALRLAERGVDVVLLEAGYCGWGASSRNAGYLSNALAGDPQLLRLLYRSRLRDLVRYGESAAKFTEGLIGRLAIDCEYDPTGNVIAAVSTGQLRHLRKNMQILRDAGADVEFVDGRDFGLPGTFLGGIFERGGGLLNPGKLAFGLRAALLASSAKVFERTAVQAVEPDSTSVVLSVPGGRVHAERVVLATNAHSRDLEIAPSGITPVWTSLVETEPVDPDRLAAIGWTSRTGIITPHTILENYRRTARGTIMFGTRRLQAAPPALGAHEPDRAVVADLVQGFHERFPSLGYVAPRRAWGGWVAMTSFLPVAGEAAKNVFYAVSCNGHGLSQSPYVGTLLADRLAGDEIHDDLRAIWRPRPPYMPSLALGATALKAGWVVDRVSDRLGRRR from the coding sequence GTGGCGAAGAACGCGTCCACCGACGGTTTGACCTACTCGGCGTTCACCGGGTGGACCGATCGGCCCACCGATTTCGCGCCGGCGCTGGAAGGCGAGGTCCGGTGCGATGTCGCAGTCGTCGGCGGTGGTCTTGTCGGGATGGCGGCGGCGCTCCGGCTCGCGGAGCGCGGAGTCGATGTGGTTCTGCTCGAGGCCGGGTATTGCGGCTGGGGTGCGAGTTCACGCAACGCGGGCTACTTGTCGAATGCCTTGGCCGGAGACCCCCAACTGTTGCGCCTGCTGTACCGAAGCCGGCTGCGCGACCTCGTCCGGTATGGCGAGAGTGCGGCGAAGTTCACCGAAGGACTGATCGGGCGCCTCGCCATTGACTGCGAGTACGACCCCACGGGCAACGTCATCGCCGCTGTCTCCACCGGACAACTCCGGCACTTGAGGAAGAACATGCAGATCCTCCGCGACGCGGGGGCGGACGTGGAATTCGTCGACGGCCGTGACTTCGGCCTGCCGGGAACGTTCCTGGGCGGCATCTTCGAGCGGGGCGGTGGCCTGCTGAACCCCGGGAAGCTCGCATTCGGACTCAGGGCCGCACTGCTGGCGTCGAGTGCGAAGGTGTTCGAGCGGACGGCCGTGCAAGCCGTCGAGCCGGACAGCACAAGCGTCGTGCTCAGCGTGCCGGGCGGGCGCGTCCACGCCGAGCGGGTCGTGCTCGCGACCAACGCCCACTCCCGCGACCTGGAGATCGCCCCGAGCGGTATCACGCCCGTCTGGACCAGCTTGGTGGAGACCGAGCCGGTCGATCCCGACCGGCTGGCGGCGATCGGCTGGACAAGCCGTACCGGCATCATCACCCCGCACACGATTCTCGAGAACTACCGGCGCACCGCTCGCGGCACGATCATGTTCGGTACCCGTCGGCTCCAGGCGGCGCCGCCGGCGCTGGGTGCCCACGAGCCGGATCGCGCGGTGGTGGCGGATCTCGTCCAGGGCTTCCACGAGCGGTTCCCGTCGCTCGGCTACGTCGCGCCTCGTCGGGCGTGGGGCGGGTGGGTGGCCATGACGTCCTTCCTCCCGGTCGCTGGAGAGGCCGCGAAGAACGTCTTCTACGCCGTCAGCTGCAACGGTCACGGGCTGTCTCAGTCGCCCTACGTCGGCACGCTGCTGGCCGACCGGCTCGCCGGTGACGAGATCCACGACGACCTGCGCGCGATCTGGCGGCCGCGACCGCCGTACATGCCCTCGCTCGCACTCGGCGCGACGGCGCTGAAGGCCGGGTGGGTGGTCGACCGCGTTTCGGACCGCCTGGGTCGCCGGCGCTGA
- a CDS encoding TetR/AcrR family transcriptional regulator has product MVSTTKDRILDGALELLRAEGGTITLDATAKQVGLTKPGLMYHFPTKEALMLGVVDHVAGRWEALLRGRLGQSPEAASPHQRIRAYVEVALNGRFDRADYAIYTNALYRQALTATWVRRLEPWLTLPGSLPGPVRARLTAARLLADAYWAAAATGVFPVPDRDRAELLTVAETLLKDKMPR; this is encoded by the coding sequence ATGGTGAGTACCACGAAGGACCGGATTCTGGACGGCGCCCTTGAGCTGCTCCGGGCCGAGGGAGGCACGATCACCCTGGACGCCACTGCCAAGCAGGTGGGGCTGACCAAACCGGGGCTGATGTACCACTTTCCGACCAAGGAAGCCTTGATGCTGGGCGTCGTCGATCACGTCGCCGGGCGCTGGGAGGCGTTGTTGCGAGGCCGTCTCGGACAGTCGCCCGAAGCGGCCTCGCCGCATCAGCGGATCCGCGCCTACGTCGAGGTGGCGCTGAACGGGCGGTTCGATCGCGCGGACTATGCGATCTACACCAACGCCCTGTACCGCCAGGCCCTGACCGCGACCTGGGTCCGGCGTCTGGAGCCCTGGCTCACGCTGCCCGGCTCCCTCCCGGGACCGGTCCGCGCCCGGCTCACCGCCGCGCGGTTGCTGGCCGACGCGTACTGGGCCGCCGCGGCCACCGGCGTCTTCCCCGTCCCGGACCGCGACCGCGCCGAACTGCTGACCGTTGCCGAAACGCTCCTGAAGGACAAGATGCCCCGATGA
- a CDS encoding DMT family transporter — protein MKKWLLLAAAILLEVTATLSLRAAMDHPAWYPLVIAGYVGSFSSLSGVLRAGMELGVAYGLWGACGVALTALLAGVVFGDALTVPMGVGIVLVIAGVLCVELGLQAARARRLRTEGATR, from the coding sequence ATGAAGAAATGGCTGTTGCTCGCCGCGGCGATCCTGCTGGAAGTCACCGCCACGCTGTCCTTGCGGGCCGCCATGGACCACCCCGCCTGGTACCCCCTCGTCATCGCCGGATACGTCGGCTCCTTCTCATCCCTTTCCGGTGTCCTGCGGGCAGGCATGGAACTGGGGGTCGCTTACGGGCTCTGGGGCGCCTGCGGCGTCGCCCTGACCGCCCTGCTCGCCGGCGTCGTCTTCGGCGACGCGCTGACCGTGCCGATGGGTGTGGGGATCGTCCTGGTCATCGCCGGTGTGCTGTGCGTGGAGCTCGGGCTCCAAGCCGCCCGGGCCCGCCGGCTCCGCACGGAAGGAGCGACACGATGA
- a CDS encoding diacylglycerol/lipid kinase family protein has protein sequence MARLLARCALLAAIGTLVLLAITEGGLLVVGAELLGVIVCAVGVWWFLAHRGTARLAGALVAVAAPVGVVLLYIQDGLWRTALVLGVCWGAALACGRAALRRSLPRSSGRAAPAHRPRRPVLIMNPKSGGGKVGRFTLVERAEELGAQVILLDPAVHSDAAELARQAVAEGADLLGVAGGDGTQALVAAVAAEHDLPFLVVCAGTRNHFAMDLGLDRSDPSRCLDALTGGEEIRVDLGDVSGRAFVNTVSFGVYADIVQRPEYRDAKAGTALDLMPGLLAREETRRIEARIDGTPLAPQQALLISNNPYASPDGLTGGDRRPRLDTGELGVLGIRVEDAAHAADLAVRGSQSTGLTVTTAHQVEVTSDAPEISVAVDGESLRLPPPVTCSLRAAALRILLPRDRPTDTAPVPPVTVRRLIDLALNRTTRAPRGRHRA, from the coding sequence ATGGCACGGCTGCTCGCTCGTTGCGCGCTGCTGGCGGCGATCGGCACCCTGGTGCTGCTCGCGATCACGGAAGGCGGGCTGCTGGTCGTCGGCGCCGAGCTACTCGGGGTGATCGTCTGTGCCGTGGGCGTCTGGTGGTTCCTGGCCCACCGCGGCACGGCGCGGCTGGCCGGGGCGCTCGTCGCCGTCGCCGCGCCCGTCGGAGTGGTACTGCTCTACATCCAGGACGGTCTGTGGCGGACGGCGCTGGTACTGGGGGTGTGCTGGGGCGCGGCCCTGGCCTGCGGTCGGGCGGCGTTGCGCCGCTCGCTGCCGCGGTCATCGGGGCGTGCGGCTCCCGCCCACCGGCCGCGGCGGCCGGTGCTCATCATGAACCCGAAATCCGGCGGCGGAAAGGTCGGCCGCTTCACGCTCGTGGAACGCGCCGAGGAACTCGGCGCCCAGGTCATCCTGCTCGACCCCGCCGTTCACAGCGATGCCGCCGAGCTGGCCCGCCAAGCCGTGGCCGAAGGCGCCGACCTGCTCGGCGTCGCGGGCGGCGACGGCACACAGGCGCTGGTCGCGGCGGTGGCCGCCGAACACGACCTGCCCTTCCTCGTGGTCTGCGCCGGCACCCGCAACCACTTCGCCATGGACCTCGGCCTGGACCGTTCCGACCCGTCCCGCTGCCTCGACGCGCTCACCGGCGGCGAGGAAATCCGGGTCGACCTCGGCGATGTCAGCGGCCGGGCCTTCGTCAACACCGTGTCATTCGGCGTGTACGCCGATATCGTCCAACGGCCCGAGTACCGCGACGCCAAGGCCGGCACGGCGCTGGACCTCATGCCGGGCCTGCTGGCCCGCGAGGAGACCCGGCGGATCGAGGCCCGCATCGACGGCACTCCCCTCGCCCCTCAGCAGGCATTGCTGATCAGCAACAACCCGTACGCCTCCCCCGACGGCCTCACCGGCGGTGACCGCCGCCCCCGCCTCGACACCGGCGAACTGGGCGTACTCGGAATCCGCGTAGAAGACGCCGCCCACGCCGCCGACCTGGCCGTACGCGGCTCCCAGTCCACGGGCCTCACCGTCACCACCGCCCACCAGGTCGAGGTGACCTCCGACGCGCCCGAAATCTCCGTAGCCGTGGACGGCGAATCCCTGCGCCTGCCCCCACCGGTGACCTGCTCCCTGCGCGCGGCCGCCCTGCGAATCCTCCTCCCGCGCGACCGCCCCACCGACACCGCCCCCGTGCCGCCCGTAACCGTGCGCCGCCTCATCGACCTCGCACTCAACCGCACGACGCGAGCCCCCAGAGGGAGGCACCGCGCCTGA
- a CDS encoding DMT family transporter codes for MSWIFLACGILSGLSGTLSLRMASHGGTKKWYIAVCTGYVLAFSFLTLALQHGMPLGAAYGIWAASGIALAALAARVLFREPLTKVMGLGIGLIVAGVLCIENGAVH; via the coding sequence ATGAGCTGGATCTTCCTCGCCTGCGGGATCCTGTCCGGGCTCTCCGGCACACTGTCGCTGCGGATGGCCTCACACGGCGGCACCAAGAAGTGGTACATCGCCGTCTGCACCGGCTACGTGCTCGCCTTCTCCTTCCTGACGCTGGCCCTCCAGCACGGCATGCCCCTCGGGGCCGCTTACGGCATCTGGGCTGCCAGCGGCATCGCCCTGGCAGCCCTCGCTGCCCGCGTCCTGTTCCGCGAACCCCTCACCAAGGTCATGGGGTTGGGTATCGGCCTGATCGTCGCCGGCGTCCTGTGCATCGAAAACGGCGCCGTCCATTGA
- a CDS encoding TetR/AcrR family transcriptional regulator, whose protein sequence is MFESSAANRGQKRTSGVQRRGQERRRAILDAAEALLAEQGYEAATLKAIGERAGIPTASMYHYFPDRHQVEAELLRRHMTELDTRITAMLEKPEAQTLREAVDAMIDVLCDYYRAHRSCTELWFTGRHQMLVELVRSFDDVQAERLWRHLVNRGLASADTPRLAVQLSFEVGNRLFDVAFRRTPQGDGATIGEARRLITAYLESYS, encoded by the coding sequence GTGTTCGAGAGCAGCGCGGCAAACCGGGGGCAGAAGCGTACGTCCGGCGTCCAGCGCCGTGGCCAGGAGCGACGGCGCGCGATCCTCGACGCAGCCGAGGCCTTGCTCGCCGAGCAGGGCTACGAGGCCGCCACGCTCAAGGCGATCGGTGAGCGCGCGGGCATCCCGACCGCGTCGATGTACCACTACTTCCCCGACCGGCACCAGGTCGAGGCCGAGCTCCTTCGGCGGCACATGACCGAGCTCGACACGCGCATCACGGCCATGCTGGAGAAGCCCGAGGCTCAGACGCTGCGCGAGGCGGTCGACGCGATGATCGACGTCCTGTGCGACTACTACCGTGCGCATCGGAGCTGCACCGAGCTGTGGTTCACGGGCCGCCACCAGATGCTCGTCGAGCTGGTGCGGTCCTTCGACGACGTACAGGCGGAGCGCCTGTGGCGCCATCTGGTCAACCGCGGCCTCGCCTCCGCCGACACTCCGCGGCTCGCCGTACAGCTCTCCTTCGAGGTGGGCAATCGCCTCTTCGACGTGGCTTTCCGCCGCACACCACAGGGCGACGGCGCAACGATCGGCGAAGCGCGGCGCCTCATCACCGCGTATCTGGAGTCGTACTCCTGA